The DNA region CGCCATCGTCCGAGAGCAAGGTCGCATAGTGGAACTCATGTCCGTAGATCTGCGCACCCTTGCGTCCGAGAAGGCAATCCGATCGGAGCGTAGCCCGGCGATAGCCAAGATGTAGCTTGCGCGTGCGGAAGGACGTCTCCGCCGGCAGCAGACCGACCATCGCGTGGCGTGTCCCGTCGGCATCCTCGAGCCCGCGTCCGAGCACCATGTACCCGCCGCACTCGCCGTGGATGGGGACGGATCGCTCCGCGAGCAGCTTCAAGCCGGCGATGAAGCGCGACGCGGCCGTGATTTTACCGGCATGGAGTTCCGGATAACCTCCAGGTAGCCACACCGCATCGATATCGCCCGGCGGGGCCTCGTCATTGAGCGGCGAGAAGAAGACAATCTCCGCCCCGGCCGCCCGCCATCCCTCGAAAAGATGCGCGTACGTGAACGAGAACGCCGCATCATGCGCAACAGCAATGCGCTGGCCGGGAGGGCGCATGCCCCACGTGCCCCGCGTTGAAATTCCGGCCTCACCTGCCGCGGCCCGGATTGCATCGAGATCGAGCGACGCCTCAACGAGAGCGGCGAGCTGCGCGATACGCTGCATATAATCTGCGTGCTCGTCGGCCTGGACGAGACCGAGATGGCGCTCCGGAAGACGAATGGCATCGGCGCGCCGCAACGCACCGAAAACTGGGGTTCCGATGCTCTCAAAAGCCGGGCGGATCAGCGCCTCGTGCCGCTCGCTCGCGACCTGGTTCAGGATGACACCCGCAACGCGCACATCGGAGCGATAGCGCGCGCACCCAAGCGCCAAAGCAGCCGCAGTTTCCGTCTGCCCGGAAACATCGAGCACGAGCACGACCGGCCAGCCGAGCAGCGCCGCCAGATCCGCCGTGGAGCCGCGCCCGGATAGACCCTGATCACCGGCGCCGTCGAACAAACCCATCACGCCTTCCGCGATGCAAAGATCGGCGTTCTTTCCGGCAGAAGCGACGATCTGCCCGACGACCGTCTCCGGCATCGCCCACGTATCGAGATTGAAGCTTGGTCGTCCCGCCGCGCGGCCGTGGTGTCCGGTGTCGAGATAATCCGGCCCGGTCTTGAACGGCTGCACGGCAAGGCCTCTTTGGCGAAACGCTGCAAGAAGACCAAGCGCAACCGTCGTTTTCCCCGAGCCGGAGCTCGGCGCGGCAATAACAAGCCCCCGCGGACGAGTAAGCACCTCTGCCATCAGCGTCCCCGATAGCGTCTCTGGTAATCGACGCTGTAAAGAGCGCTTTCCCGGAAATCGCCGCAGGTGAGCGCCGGCCCGACGAGGATAAGCGCCGTGCGATCGATGGCCGTCTCCTGAACAGCACCC from Hyphomicrobium sp. CS1GBMeth3 includes:
- a CDS encoding cobyrinate a,c-diamide synthase, which produces MAEVLTRPRGLVIAAPSSGSGKTTVALGLLAAFRQRGLAVQPFKTGPDYLDTGHHGRAAGRPSFNLDTWAMPETVVGQIVASAGKNADLCIAEGVMGLFDGAGDQGLSGRGSTADLAALLGWPVVLVLDVSGQTETAAALALGCARYRSDVRVAGVILNQVASERHEALIRPAFESIGTPVFGALRRADAIRLPERHLGLVQADEHADYMQRIAQLAALVEASLDLDAIRAAAGEAGISTRGTWGMRPPGQRIAVAHDAAFSFTYAHLFEGWRAAGAEIVFFSPLNDEAPPGDIDAVWLPGGYPELHAGKITAASRFIAGLKLLAERSVPIHGECGGYMVLGRGLEDADGTRHAMVGLLPAETSFRTRKLHLGYRRATLRSDCLLGRKGAQIYGHEFHYATLLSDDGEPLLELADASRARVAAGSRVGSATGSFFHLLSASDA